The Triticum aestivum cultivar Chinese Spring chromosome 3A, IWGSC CS RefSeq v2.1, whole genome shotgun sequence genome includes a region encoding these proteins:
- the LOC123063682 gene encoding protein FIZZY-RELATED 3, producing MAAAASGASVGAGAGAGAKPGRLNVPAGMAGSLRLDASSPASSSSSVARLLEIPKTPSPSKVTYSDRFIPCRTSSRLHNFALADRSSPGSGSRDDGSAYSRLLRAELFGDASSPGGDRQDSPGSNNLFRFKTDRSSAPSSPFAEKLDCAGGAGSPTPKKAPRKVPKTPHKVLDAPSLQDDFYLNLVDWSSQNMLAVGLGTCVYLWSASSSKVTKLCDLGPRDSVCAVHWTREGSYLAVGTSLGDVQIWDSSRSKRIRNMGGHQTRAGVLAWNSTILSSGSRDKNILQHDIRVPTDYISKFSGHRSEVCGLKWSHDDRELASGGNDNQLLVWNQRSQQPVLRLTEHTAAVKAITWSPHQHSLVASGGGTADRCIKFWNTANGNMLNSIDTGSQVCNLAWCKNVNELVSTHGYSQNQIMVWKYPSMSKVATLTGHTLRVLYLATSPDGQTIVTGAGDETLRFWNIFPSMKAQAPARDAGLFSFPRSHIR from the exons atggcggcggcggcgtccggcgcgtccgtgggggcgggggcgggggcgggggccaaGCCGGGGCGGCTGAACGTGCCGGCGGGGATGGCGGGGTCGCTCCGCCTGGACGCCTCCtccccggcctcgtcctcctcctccgtggCGCGCCTGCTCGAGATCCCCAAGACGCCGTCGCCGTCCAAGGTCACCTACAGCGACCGCTTCATCCCCTGCCGGACCTCGTCCCGCCTCCACAACTTCGCGCTCGCCGACCGCTCCTCCCCCGGCTCCGGCTCCAGGGACGACGGCAGCGCCTACTCGCGCCTCCTCCGCGCCGAGCTCTTCGGGGACGCCTCCTCCCCCGGCGGCGACAGGCAGGACTCCCCCGGCTCCAACAACCTCTTCCGCTTCAAGACGGACCGCTCCTCCGCGCCCTCCTCCCCCTTCGCCGAGAAGCTGGACTGCGCCGGCGGCGCCGGCTCCCCCACCCCCAAGAAGGCGCCCCGCAAGGTGCCCAAGACGCCCCACAAG GTGCTGGACGCGCCGTCCCTGCAGGACGACTTCTACCTGAACCTCGTCGACTGGTCCTCTCAGAACATGCTCGCCGTCGGCCTCGGCACCTGCGTCTACCTCTGGTCCGCATCCAGCAGCAAG GTCACCAAGCTGTGCGATCTGGGGCCGAGGGACAGCGTCTGCGCCGTGCACTGGACGCGCGAGGGCTCCTACCTCGCCGTCGGCACCAGCCTTGGAGATGTCCAG ATTTGGGATAGCTCTCGCTCTAAGCGGATTAGGAACATGGGAGGGCACCAGACCCGGGCGGGGGTGCTAGCTTGGAACTCAACCATCTTGTCCTCCGGCAGCAGGGACAAGAACATATTGCAGCATGACATCCGTGTCCCTACTGACTACATCAGCAAATTTTCTGGCCACAGATCAGAG GTCTGTGGGCTGAAATGGTCGCACGACGACCGCGAGCTTGCGTCTGGCGGAAATGACAACCAGCTTCTAGTATGGAACCAGCGGTCGCAGCAGCCGGTGCTGCGACTGACAGAACATACCGCAGCGGTTAAAGCGATAACATGGTCACCCCACCAGCACAGCCTGGTGGCGTCAGGAGGTGGGACGGCTGATAGGTGTATCAAGTTCTGGAACACTGCTAATGGAAATATGCTCAACTCAATTGACACAGGCAGCCAG GTTTGTAACCTTGCCTGGTGCAAGAATGTGAATGAGCTTGTGAGTACCCATGGGTACTCACAGAACCAAATAATGGTGTGGAAGTATCCATCTATGTCAAAG GTTGCGACTCTTACTGGACACACACTGCGTGTGCTTTACCTGGCAACGTCCCCCGATGGACAG ACAATAGTAACAGGAGCTGGCGACGAAACTCTTAGATTCTGGAACATTTTCCCTTCAATGAAAGCGCAG GCTCCCGCTCGTGATGCTGGGCTCTTTTCTTTTCCGAGAAGCCACATCCGGTGA